The following proteins are encoded in a genomic region of Bradyrhizobium sp. SK17:
- a CDS encoding phosphotransferase family protein, with protein MSVQARDGGPDFDLRRLDAYLREWLGGRGTTVVARTSGGMSNPTYFVTRGDWRAVLRKQPNNILMPSAHAIDREYRVLVALQGSAVPTPRPYRYCEDPEILGTPFYLMEWLEGRVVYDYGLRGFACEERAACYRSMCATLAGIHQLDYKAVGLGDFGRPGNYFARQLNRWSRLWAEYRRGDDDNPALDRMVRWLAERVPTSETLALCHGDFRMANVIFHQTEPRVIGVLDWELSTLGHPLVDLAFNSQAWRMAPDENGGLLGCTLAEMGIPTEAEYLDRYYELTCASERLTAFHQVFAMFRGAVGSAGVAARGDLGNSVLPDAANVGRRLAHAYATRGMALIANDP; from the coding sequence ATGAGCGTGCAGGCGCGTGATGGCGGCCCCGACTTCGACCTTCGCCGGCTCGATGCCTACCTGCGGGAGTGGCTGGGCGGACGCGGCACGACGGTCGTCGCGCGCACCAGCGGCGGGATGTCGAACCCGACCTATTTTGTGACGCGTGGCGACTGGCGCGCGGTGCTGCGCAAGCAGCCGAACAACATCCTGATGCCGTCGGCGCACGCCATCGATCGCGAATATCGGGTGCTGGTGGCGCTTCAGGGCAGCGCCGTCCCGACGCCCAGGCCCTATCGCTATTGCGAGGATCCGGAGATCCTTGGCACGCCGTTCTATCTGATGGAATGGCTGGAGGGGCGGGTGGTCTACGACTACGGCTTGCGCGGCTTTGCGTGCGAGGAGCGGGCCGCCTGCTATCGCTCGATGTGCGCAACCCTCGCAGGCATCCACCAGCTCGACTACAAAGCGGTCGGGCTCGGCGACTTCGGCCGGCCGGGAAACTATTTCGCCCGCCAGCTCAATCGTTGGTCCAGGCTCTGGGCTGAGTACCGCCGCGGCGACGACGACAACCCGGCGCTGGACAGAATGGTGCGTTGGCTGGCCGAGCGCGTGCCGACCAGCGAGACCCTGGCGCTATGTCATGGCGATTTCCGCATGGCGAATGTGATCTTCCATCAAACCGAGCCGCGCGTGATCGGGGTGCTCGATTGGGAATTGTCGACGCTCGGGCATCCGCTTGTCGACCTTGCCTTCAACAGCCAGGCCTGGCGCATGGCACCGGACGAGAACGGAGGGCTGCTTGGCTGCACGCTTGCGGAGATGGGCATTCCCACTGAAGCGGAATATCTCGATCGCTATTACGAGCTCACCTGTGCGAGCGAGCGCCTGACCGCGTTTCACCAGGTCTTCGCGATGTTTCGCGGGGCGGTCGGAAGCGCCGGCGTGGCGGCCCGAGGCGATCTCGGCAACAGCGTCCTGCCGGATGCCGCGAATGTGGGGCGGCGTCTCGCCCACGCCTATGCGACGCGCGGCATGGCGCTGATCGCGAACGATCCCTGA
- a CDS encoding SDR family NAD(P)-dependent oxidoreductase, producing the protein MSSNFTLAPGFHAVVIGGAGDIGAAISNQFCDLGATVTATGANEADLARTLLEPRAGLALATLDVTNDDAVMSFARQHRRVDALVNCAGILARDKEFEIETFMKVLDVNLTGSFRTCMAFRSLLAESKGSIVNIASMNATLALPRIPAYCASKGGVVMLTKALALAWAEQGIRVNAVAPGYIETAINAAGRTDRAHYLRIADRTAFKRWGQPEDIAGAVAFLCMPASRYATGTVVAVDGGFLAG; encoded by the coding sequence ATGAGTTCCAATTTCACTCTCGCCCCCGGCTTCCACGCCGTCGTGATCGGCGGCGCCGGTGACATCGGCGCGGCCATCAGCAACCAGTTCTGCGATCTCGGGGCGACGGTGACCGCAACGGGCGCCAATGAAGCCGACCTCGCTCGTACGCTGCTCGAGCCGCGCGCCGGCCTCGCGCTCGCGACGCTCGACGTGACGAACGACGACGCCGTCATGTCATTCGCCCGGCAACACCGGCGCGTCGACGCACTGGTCAACTGCGCCGGCATTCTCGCCCGCGACAAGGAGTTCGAGATCGAGACCTTCATGAAGGTGCTCGACGTCAACCTGACCGGTAGCTTCCGGACCTGCATGGCGTTTCGGTCCCTGCTGGCCGAGAGTAAAGGTTCGATCGTCAACATCGCCTCGATGAACGCGACGCTGGCGCTGCCGCGCATTCCCGCCTATTGCGCGAGCAAAGGTGGCGTCGTGATGCTGACCAAGGCGCTGGCGCTCGCCTGGGCCGAGCAAGGCATTCGCGTCAACGCGGTGGCGCCCGGCTACATCGAAACCGCGATCAACGCGGCGGGCCGAACCGACCGCGCGCATTACCTGCGCATCGCCGACCGCACGGCTTTCAAACGATGGGGACAGCCGGAGGACATCGCCGGCGCCGTGGCATTTCTCTGCATGCCGGCATCCCGTTATGCGACCGGAACGGTCGTTGCGGTGGACGGCGGTTTCCTGGCCGGATGA
- a CDS encoding zinc-binding dehydrogenase, giving the protein MKAAVLERRGADGVVWRDFPDPVPAAGESVLKVAAASVNRVDLYMRDNGSGITHVLPQVMGVEAAGEVVEAAPGSGLRPGMKAVLFSEAFCGKCRYCLAGDQPLCENVRIMGEHRHGGFADYIAMPSRCFVPLPDDADLVAAGALMTGHLTAWRMLFGKRALQPGESVMIVGIGGGVAVACLQLAKLVGARAFVTSSSDEKLARAAALGADGGVNYRRDEVSAAIQQMSGGGVDMVIDSVGEASWGQSLRSLRRGGRLVTCGATTGSNPPADLQRVFIRQLEIYGSTGGSIGEFRQLLDVFNRGLVKPVIDCSFKMSDAPSALARLASGAQFGKVSLVA; this is encoded by the coding sequence ATGAAGGCGGCAGTCCTGGAACGGCGCGGCGCGGACGGCGTGGTCTGGCGGGATTTCCCCGATCCCGTGCCGGCGGCCGGCGAGTCCGTGCTGAAAGTCGCAGCCGCGTCGGTCAATCGTGTCGATCTCTACATGCGCGATAATGGCAGCGGCATCACCCACGTTCTGCCGCAGGTGATGGGGGTCGAGGCCGCCGGCGAGGTCGTCGAGGCGGCTCCGGGCAGCGGCTTGAGGCCGGGCATGAAGGCCGTGCTGTTCTCCGAAGCCTTTTGCGGCAAGTGCCGCTATTGCCTGGCTGGCGACCAGCCGCTCTGCGAGAACGTCAGGATCATGGGTGAGCATCGCCATGGCGGCTTCGCCGACTACATCGCGATGCCCAGCCGTTGCTTCGTTCCCCTCCCCGACGACGCCGATCTCGTGGCCGCGGGTGCACTGATGACCGGCCATCTCACCGCCTGGCGCATGCTGTTCGGCAAACGCGCGCTGCAACCCGGCGAAAGCGTCATGATCGTCGGCATCGGCGGCGGCGTCGCGGTCGCCTGCCTGCAACTTGCCAAGCTGGTCGGCGCCCGCGCCTTCGTCACCTCCTCCAGCGACGAGAAGCTCGCCAGAGCCGCAGCATTGGGAGCGGACGGCGGGGTCAATTATCGACGCGACGAGGTTTCGGCCGCCATCCAGCAGATGAGCGGCGGCGGGGTCGACATGGTGATCGACAGCGTCGGCGAAGCGAGTTGGGGACAATCGCTGCGTTCCCTGCGACGCGGCGGCCGTCTCGTCACCTGTGGCGCCACCACCGGCTCCAATCCACCGGCCGATCTGCAACGGGTGTTCATCCGCCAGCTTGAAATCTATGGCTCGACCGGCGGCAGCATCGGTGAATTCCGTCAATTGCTCGACGTATTCAATCGCGGCCTAGTCAAGCCGGTGATCGATTGCTCATTCAAGATGTCGGACGCCCCTTCGGCGCTGGCGCGTCTCGCTTCGGGAGCGCAGTTCGGAAAGGTGTCGCTCGTGGCGTAG
- a CDS encoding CaiB/BaiF CoA-transferase family protein translates to MTGPLQGFRVVEMGGIGPAPFAGALLGDLGADVVRIDRIAKPGVEPDLPARFDFYNRNKRSVALDLKRPQAIATALKLIAEADALIEGFRPTVMERLGLGPDVCHAANPRLTYARMTGWGQEGPLAQEAGHDINYLALTGALHCLGDADRPPPPPLNLVADLGGGALYLVVGVLSAAMEARRSGRGQTVDVAMIDGVTHLMSAFQAFRQQGSWTGRRTDNIVDGGAPFYRTYQTKDERFVAVGAIEPHFYANLLTVMGLGIEGLPAQNDRSAWPQMRQRFAAIFAERTRDEWVAAAMGCDACLAPVLSIDEAPSHPQMTARSAYAVFDGLRHPQPAPRFSRTHSELSRTPPMPGRDSRAALVDWGIAPDEIDRLLAAGALAEA, encoded by the coding sequence TTGACGGGACCTTTGCAAGGCTTTCGCGTCGTGGAGATGGGCGGCATCGGACCCGCACCGTTCGCCGGCGCGCTGCTCGGCGACCTCGGCGCCGATGTTGTGCGGATCGATCGAATAGCGAAACCGGGCGTCGAACCCGACCTGCCGGCCCGGTTCGACTTCTATAATCGCAACAAGCGCTCGGTGGCGCTCGATCTGAAGCGGCCGCAAGCAATCGCCACGGCATTGAAACTCATCGCCGAGGCGGATGCCTTGATCGAGGGGTTTCGTCCAACGGTGATGGAGCGGCTCGGGCTCGGGCCCGACGTGTGCCACGCCGCGAACCCGCGGTTGACCTATGCGCGCATGACGGGTTGGGGGCAGGAGGGGCCGCTGGCACAGGAGGCGGGGCACGATATCAACTACCTCGCGCTCACCGGCGCGCTGCATTGCCTCGGCGATGCCGATCGGCCTCCGCCGCCTCCGCTCAATCTCGTGGCCGATCTCGGCGGCGGCGCCCTCTATCTGGTGGTCGGGGTCTTGTCGGCGGCCATGGAAGCGCGACGATCGGGACGGGGGCAAACTGTCGACGTTGCCATGATCGACGGCGTCACCCACCTGATGTCGGCATTTCAAGCCTTCCGGCAGCAGGGCAGTTGGACCGGACGGCGGACCGATAACATCGTCGATGGCGGTGCACCGTTCTACCGCACCTATCAGACCAAGGACGAGAGGTTTGTCGCGGTCGGGGCGATCGAGCCGCATTTCTACGCCAACCTGCTGACCGTCATGGGACTTGGCATCGAGGGACTGCCTGCCCAGAACGATCGTTCGGCATGGCCGCAGATGCGGCAACGGTTCGCCGCGATATTTGCTGAACGAACGCGCGATGAATGGGTGGCCGCCGCGATGGGCTGCGATGCCTGCCTGGCGCCGGTGCTGTCGATCGACGAGGCGCCGTCCCATCCGCAGATGACGGCGCGAAGCGCGTATGCCGTGTTTGACGGCTTACGGCACCCACAGCCGGCTCCACGCTTCTCGCGTACACATTCCGAGCTCAGCCGGACGCCGCCGATGCCGGGGCGCGACAGCCGAGCAGCGCTTGTCGATTGGGGCATTGCGCCGGATGAGATCGATCGGCTTTTGGCAGCCGGAGCGTTAGCGGAGGCGTAG
- a CDS encoding SDR family NAD(P)-dependent oxidoreductase, whose protein sequence is MNARLKDRVCVVTGAARGIGFAIAERFGREGGRLACVDISARRLEPAVGRLNDMGFDARGYEVDIGRREDVHTLFARVESEFNAPVAVLVNNAVFARFEPLADIAVDTLERMFAVGVHGLIWSTQAVVPQMVRRGGGSIVNLSSVSAFHPAKDSIAYSALKAGVVGLSRASATELAASKIRVNVIAPGMIGTPASIAQFDEATIATRQGEMPAGRFGAPEEIAALAAFLASDDASYIQGAVITADGGWTVPAK, encoded by the coding sequence ATGAACGCGCGCCTCAAGGATCGCGTTTGCGTCGTCACCGGCGCCGCGCGCGGGATCGGTTTCGCTATCGCCGAGCGGTTCGGCCGGGAGGGCGGGCGACTTGCCTGTGTCGATATCAGCGCGCGCCGCCTGGAGCCCGCCGTCGGCCGGCTCAATGACATGGGCTTCGATGCGAGAGGATACGAGGTCGATATCGGGCGGCGCGAGGACGTTCACACGCTGTTTGCGCGCGTCGAGAGCGAGTTCAATGCGCCGGTCGCCGTGCTGGTCAACAATGCGGTGTTCGCACGCTTCGAACCCCTGGCGGACATCGCGGTCGATACGCTGGAGCGGATGTTTGCCGTCGGCGTGCATGGTCTGATCTGGAGTACGCAGGCCGTGGTGCCGCAGATGGTACGGCGTGGCGGCGGCTCGATCGTCAATCTGAGTTCGGTATCGGCGTTCCATCCAGCCAAGGATTCCATCGCCTATTCTGCGCTGAAGGCCGGCGTGGTCGGGCTCTCGCGTGCCTCGGCGACCGAACTGGCTGCGAGCAAGATCCGCGTCAACGTGATTGCGCCCGGCATGATCGGAACGCCGGCATCGATCGCGCAGTTCGACGAGGCGACGATCGCAACCCGTCAGGGCGAGATGCCCGCCGGGCGCTTCGGCGCGCCCGAGGAGATCGCGGCGCTTGCGGCGTTCCTTGCGAGCGATGACGCCAGCTACATCCAGGGCGCGGTCATCACCGCCGACGGCGGTTGGACCGTTCCGGCAAAATAG
- a CDS encoding nitroreductase, whose protein sequence is MMNVDEAIRRRRSVRGFLAREVPEADLQEIFAIAQYAPSNCNVQPWTPHVVSGTKLMRLREALVAAGMRDEPIKPDWPADGKYSGVYRERQVGAAQALYGAMGVARSDKAGRKLAYVRNHAFFDAPHAVFIFMPEPFDTREATDIGMYAQTLMLALTARGIGSCAQGALGLFPDIVREQLDIPGSYKLLFGISFGYEDDGVSANAARVERARIDDVVRFHR, encoded by the coding sequence ATGATGAATGTCGATGAGGCGATCCGCCGTCGGCGCTCGGTGCGCGGCTTTCTTGCGCGCGAAGTGCCCGAGGCGGATTTGCAGGAGATCTTTGCGATCGCCCAATACGCACCCTCCAACTGCAACGTGCAGCCCTGGACGCCCCATGTGGTGTCGGGGACGAAGCTCATGCGCCTTCGTGAAGCCCTGGTCGCGGCGGGAATGCGCGACGAGCCGATCAAGCCGGACTGGCCGGCCGACGGCAAGTATTCCGGCGTTTATCGCGAACGCCAGGTCGGCGCGGCGCAGGCGCTGTATGGTGCGATGGGCGTGGCGCGGAGCGACAAGGCGGGACGCAAGCTGGCCTACGTTCGCAATCATGCATTCTTCGATGCGCCGCATGCCGTCTTCATTTTCATGCCGGAGCCGTTCGATACGCGCGAGGCGACCGATATCGGCATGTATGCGCAGACCCTGATGCTGGCATTGACGGCGCGGGGCATCGGCTCCTGCGCGCAGGGTGCACTCGGCCTGTTTCCGGATATCGTCCGCGAACAGCTCGACATTCCCGGCAGCTACAAACTGCTGTTCGGCATCTCGTTCGGCTATGAGGACGACGGCGTCAGCGCCAACGCGGCGCGCGTCGAGCGGGCGCGGATCGATGACGTCGTGCGCTTTCACCGCTGA
- a CDS encoding ABC transporter substrate-binding protein — translation MRTSSVGSVFGILRAATIGAAIALAVGSAALAEDTVKIGVLLIDSGPLAGLKDTQVKAVNLAIEQINAAGGAAGKKLEATFISYPGTPDTAVDGATRAVQKDGAMFITGMDTSAVTPALQAKLPTLKAIMLEVMANADGLTGKNCTPNYFRVNANDSMIMGTFREFLKDLGIKKWDIIAVDYAAGRDSADKFKALVTSQGGTIGKTLFSPNGTPDFGAKISELGADPAEGLFVTIFGSDAINLAKQQHQFGLFKKYKMVLGNSFVIPQTLPAQGETVLGVYQNIGFVAGFPGAQAEAFVKAYKEKYNGELPPYTSADQYAAIQLIAAGLQKANSTDINAVRAALSGLKTETVLGDVEIRAGDHQTARRMAISQIVMGPEGKPTYQIKKIEPGADIIAPVDPACKM, via the coding sequence ATGAGGACATCATCGGTGGGGTCGGTTTTCGGAATCCTGCGTGCGGCGACGATCGGCGCCGCGATCGCGCTGGCCGTCGGCAGCGCGGCGCTGGCTGAGGACACGGTCAAGATCGGCGTGCTGCTGATCGACAGCGGACCGCTCGCCGGCCTGAAAGACACCCAGGTCAAGGCGGTCAACCTCGCGATCGAACAGATCAACGCCGCCGGCGGCGCGGCCGGCAAGAAGCTCGAAGCGACCTTCATCTCCTACCCCGGCACGCCCGATACCGCGGTGGACGGTGCCACCCGCGCGGTCCAGAAGGATGGCGCGATGTTCATCACCGGTATGGACACGTCGGCGGTGACGCCGGCCCTCCAGGCCAAGCTTCCGACGTTGAAGGCCATCATGCTGGAAGTGATGGCGAATGCCGACGGACTGACCGGTAAGAACTGCACGCCGAACTATTTCCGGGTCAATGCCAACGACTCCATGATCATGGGCACGTTCAGGGAGTTCCTGAAGGACCTGGGCATCAAGAAATGGGACATCATCGCGGTCGACTATGCCGCCGGGCGCGATTCCGCCGACAAGTTCAAGGCGCTGGTGACGTCGCAGGGCGGAACGATCGGAAAGACCCTGTTTTCACCCAATGGCACGCCGGATTTCGGCGCCAAGATTTCCGAGCTCGGGGCTGATCCCGCCGAGGGCCTGTTCGTCACGATCTTTGGCAGCGACGCCATCAATCTCGCCAAGCAGCAGCACCAATTCGGCCTGTTCAAGAAATACAAGATGGTGCTGGGCAACTCCTTCGTGATCCCGCAAACCTTGCCGGCGCAAGGCGAGACGGTGCTCGGCGTCTACCAGAACATCGGCTTCGTGGCTGGCTTCCCTGGCGCGCAGGCCGAAGCCTTCGTGAAGGCGTACAAAGAGAAATACAATGGCGAGCTGCCGCCTTACACCAGTGCGGACCAGTATGCCGCGATCCAACTGATCGCAGCCGGGCTCCAGAAGGCGAATTCGACCGACATCAACGCGGTGCGCGCGGCGCTGTCCGGCCTCAAGACCGAAACGGTGCTGGGCGATGTCGAGATCCGCGCGGGCGATCATCAGACGGCGCGGCGGATGGCGATCAGCCAGATCGTGATGGGCCCGGAGGGCAAGCCGACCTATCAGATCAAGAAGATCGAGCCGGGAGCGGACATCATTGCGCCCGTCGATCCAGCCTGCAAGATGTGA
- a CDS encoding SDR family NAD(P)-dependent oxidoreductase: MKRLEGRRAVVTGGGSGIGRASAIRFAREGASVLVVGRAGNAEEVAAAIRAEGGVASAMITDAAVEVNVAAIVTRCVDEFGGLEVFFANIGVTGTNTPLLEQTVDEWSEVYRINTISCFLAIKYAGRHMTAQGRGSIILTSSAASLRANAGAISYSASKAAVNNLAQTAANAFAGTGVRVNAVLPGLVETQLTRKVFEDARARGVEAKLGHVTPLKRPGRSEEIAAAAAFLASDDSSYVDGQLLSVDGGVSSTHPFGRIAL, translated from the coding sequence ATGAAGCGGCTCGAGGGCAGGCGCGCGGTGGTCACCGGCGGTGGCAGTGGAATCGGTCGCGCCAGCGCCATCCGCTTCGCGCGCGAAGGTGCGTCGGTCCTGGTGGTCGGTCGCGCCGGCAATGCCGAAGAGGTCGCTGCTGCGATCCGGGCCGAGGGCGGGGTCGCGTCCGCCATGATCACGGATGCCGCGGTCGAGGTGAATGTGGCCGCGATCGTAACGCGTTGCGTCGACGAATTCGGCGGGCTCGAGGTCTTCTTCGCCAATATCGGCGTCACCGGGACCAATACGCCGCTGCTCGAGCAGACCGTCGACGAATGGTCCGAGGTCTATCGCATCAACACGATCAGTTGCTTCCTCGCCATCAAATATGCCGGCCGCCACATGACGGCGCAGGGCCGTGGCTCGATCATCCTGACATCATCCGCCGCTTCGCTCCGCGCCAATGCCGGCGCGATCTCCTACAGCGCGAGCAAGGCCGCCGTGAACAATCTGGCGCAGACGGCCGCCAACGCCTTTGCCGGTACCGGCGTCCGCGTCAACGCGGTGCTCCCCGGATTGGTCGAGACGCAACTGACGCGCAAGGTGTTCGAGGACGCGCGGGCGCGCGGCGTCGAAGCCAAGCTCGGGCATGTCACGCCGCTGAAGCGTCCGGGACGTTCCGAGGAAATCGCCGCGGCCGCGGCCTTCCTGGCGAGCGATGATTCGTCCTACGTGGACGGCCAACTGCTGTCGGTCGATGGTGGCGTCAGCAGCACCCATCCCTTTGGCCGGATCGCGCTCTAG
- a CDS encoding AMP-binding protein, which produces MSERRFDPVAHARAMRASGFWVDKSFDEFLQQTIAAAPDKLALMADRADRDAPKRLSYAELGDLISRAAASLRRLGVGAGDVVSVQLPNWWEFAVIALAAFRVGAVVNPLMPIFREHELNYMLGFAETKLLVVPKLFRGFDHEAMARALKPGLPKLAQVIVVDGEGPGSFEQALLSGSERLGPPPLGEIGAMPADRMAVLMFTSGTTGSPKGVMHCLNTLMGCCIGLGGRFGLNATDTMLVCSPLGHMTGFAAGMLLGLKIGATVIFQDIWEPKRGVSIMAKEGVTYSAGAATFLADMCEAVAAGAAKPAELRKFLCAGAPIPPALIDRAYRELDLKVCSLWGMTESLASTLTEPERALEKSSKTDGRPVEGVAVKVLRMDGSPAAVGERGLLKVRGAQMFLGYYKREDMEPFDAEGWFDTGDMAYMDDEGYIRIDGRIKDIIIRGGENVPVFDIENLMFKLPAVLSVAIVGYPDARLGERACAFVVLRPGATLDLATVQAHMAEHKVAKQYWPERIEIVDDLPKTPAGKVQKYQLREIAKAFAEPAKASA; this is translated from the coding sequence ATGAGCGAGCGTCGTTTCGATCCCGTGGCGCATGCGCGCGCGATGCGTGCGAGCGGTTTCTGGGTCGACAAGAGTTTTGACGAGTTCCTGCAGCAGACGATCGCTGCTGCGCCCGACAAGCTCGCGCTGATGGCGGACCGCGCCGATCGCGACGCGCCCAAGCGGTTGAGCTACGCGGAACTCGGCGATCTGATCTCGCGTGCGGCCGCCTCACTCCGTCGTCTCGGTGTCGGTGCAGGCGATGTCGTATCGGTTCAGCTGCCGAACTGGTGGGAGTTCGCGGTGATTGCCCTGGCAGCGTTCCGGGTCGGCGCGGTCGTCAATCCCCTGATGCCGATCTTCCGCGAGCATGAGCTCAACTACATGCTCGGCTTCGCCGAGACCAAGCTCCTGGTCGTGCCAAAGCTGTTCCGTGGCTTCGATCACGAGGCGATGGCGCGCGCGTTGAAACCGGGCCTGCCGAAGCTCGCGCAGGTCATCGTGGTGGACGGCGAGGGGCCCGGCAGCTTCGAACAGGCGTTGCTGTCCGGCAGCGAACGCCTCGGCCCGCCACCGCTGGGCGAGATCGGCGCGATGCCGGCCGACCGGATGGCGGTGCTGATGTTCACGTCGGGAACCACGGGCTCTCCGAAGGGCGTGATGCATTGCCTCAACACGCTGATGGGCTGCTGCATCGGGCTCGGTGGACGGTTCGGCCTCAATGCCACCGATACCATGCTGGTCTGCTCGCCGCTCGGCCACATGACCGGCTTTGCCGCCGGCATGCTGCTTGGCCTGAAGATCGGCGCCACGGTGATCTTCCAGGACATCTGGGAGCCGAAACGCGGCGTCTCGATCATGGCCAAGGAGGGCGTGACCTATTCGGCCGGCGCCGCGACGTTCCTGGCCGATATGTGCGAGGCGGTGGCGGCGGGCGCGGCGAAGCCGGCCGAACTGCGCAAATTCCTCTGCGCCGGTGCGCCGATTCCGCCGGCGCTGATCGATCGCGCCTATCGCGAGCTCGACCTCAAGGTCTGCTCGCTCTGGGGCATGACCGAGTCGCTCGCCAGCACGCTGACTGAACCGGAGCGCGCGCTGGAAAAATCGTCGAAAACCGACGGCCGTCCGGTTGAAGGCGTCGCGGTCAAGGTGTTGCGCATGGACGGTTCGCCGGCCGCAGTCGGCGAGCGCGGGCTGCTCAAGGTCCGCGGTGCGCAGATGTTCCTCGGCTACTACAAGCGGGAGGACATGGAGCCATTCGATGCCGAAGGTTGGTTCGATACCGGCGACATGGCCTATATGGACGACGAGGGCTACATCCGGATCGACGGCCGCATCAAGGACATCATCATTCGCGGCGGGGAAAACGTCCCGGTCTTCGACATCGAAAACCTGATGTTCAAGCTGCCTGCCGTGCTCTCGGTCGCCATCGTCGGCTATCCGGACGCGCGGCTTGGGGAGCGCGCTTGCGCATTCGTGGTGCTGCGGCCGGGCGCGACGCTCGATCTCGCCACCGTGCAGGCGCACATGGCCGAGCACAAGGTCGCCAAGCAGTATTGGCCGGAACGCATCGAGATCGTCGACGACCTGCCGAAGACGCCGGCTGGCAAGGTGCAGAAGTATCAGCTCCGCGAAATCGCCAAGGCGTTCGCTGAACCCGCCAAGGCCAGCGCATGA
- a CDS encoding acyl-CoA dehydrogenase family protein gives MDFELPKEITDKLAELDAFIEAEIKPLERNNIRFFDHRRENARTDWDNDGRPRDDWRALIGEMERRADKAGHLRYGLPKSCGGQGASNLAIAAIREHLAAKGLGLHNDLQDESSIVGNFPIIPALADYGTEEQKTYIEGIITGKKHLSFGLTEPGHGSDATWLETTGVRDGNHWVINGRKRWNSQVARAHANLVFARTSGKPGEAKGITAFIVPTDTSGHNVLYNHWTFNMPSDHAETELVNVRVPDSAILHREGEGLVVAQRFVHENRIRQAAASAGAARYCIQEAVNYARSRVAFGEPLAKKQAVQFPLVELWAEYQMLRNFIFRTAWQMDRQNPLTISDMVSICNFRANRLCCEAADRAMQVHGGMGYSRAMPFEHIYRHHRRYRITEGTEEVQMRRVAQYLFGFSGKSAS, from the coding sequence GTGGATTTCGAACTTCCGAAGGAGATCACCGACAAGCTCGCCGAGCTCGATGCCTTCATCGAGGCCGAGATCAAGCCGCTCGAACGCAACAATATCAGGTTCTTCGACCACCGGCGTGAGAACGCCCGCACCGATTGGGACAATGACGGCCGCCCCCGCGATGACTGGCGGGCATTGATCGGCGAAATGGAGCGCCGCGCCGACAAGGCCGGGCATCTTCGCTACGGGCTGCCGAAATCGTGTGGCGGTCAGGGCGCGTCGAACCTCGCGATCGCCGCGATCCGCGAGCATCTCGCGGCCAAGGGGCTCGGTCTGCACAACGATCTCCAGGACGAGTCCTCCATCGTTGGCAATTTCCCGATCATCCCGGCATTGGCCGATTATGGAACCGAGGAGCAGAAGACCTACATCGAGGGGATCATCACGGGGAAAAAGCATCTCTCGTTCGGCCTGACCGAGCCGGGACATGGCAGCGACGCGACCTGGCTCGAGACCACGGGCGTGCGCGACGGCAATCACTGGGTCATCAACGGCCGCAAGCGCTGGAACAGCCAGGTGGCTCGGGCACACGCCAACCTGGTGTTCGCGCGCACCTCGGGCAAGCCGGGCGAGGCCAAGGGCATCACCGCGTTTATCGTGCCGACCGATACCAGCGGTCACAATGTGCTGTACAACCACTGGACCTTCAACATGCCGAGCGATCACGCGGAGACGGAGCTCGTCAATGTACGGGTGCCCGACAGCGCGATCCTGCACCGGGAAGGCGAGGGTCTCGTCGTCGCGCAACGCTTTGTCCACGAGAACCGCATCCGGCAGGCGGCCGCCAGCGCCGGCGCGGCGCGCTACTGCATCCAGGAGGCCGTCAACTACGCCAGATCGCGCGTCGCCTTCGGCGAGCCGCTGGCCAAGAAGCAGGCGGTGCAGTTTCCGCTGGTCGAGCTTTGGGCGGAGTATCAGATGCTCCGCAACTTCATCTTCCGCACCGCATGGCAGATGGATCGCCAGAACCCGCTCACGATCAGCGACATGGTGTCGATCTGTAATTTCCGCGCCAACCGCTTGTGCTGCGAGGCCGCCGATCGCGCCATGCAGGTGCATGGCGGCATGGGCTACAGCCGTGCCATGCCGTTCGAACACATCTACCGCCATCATCGCCGCTACCGCATCACGGAAGGGACCGAAGAGGTGCAGATGCGTCGGGTCGCACAATACCTGTTCGGCTTCAGCGGCAAGAGCGCGAGCTAG